The genomic region TAGGGGATGGGGTGGATGTTACTTTCTGCATCGTTTTTGATAGGTTGTACGTTAGTTACAGAAATTATTTAGCGCTCTTTACTGTGCTAAAACTTAATAAATGCATATACAAACAAGTAGGTAGTGCAATTtgtaagtattatatattttgaattgtttgtaTCAATCAACATCAAatgaacttttattgttttttttatcctttttattgtgtttatttataaattatactgaAATTTTATGCTTGTGTGATTCAGTTACGTTTGAAACTTTACGAGTAAGGGTTTAAAAGTGATGATACTGATGTGGAAAGAAAAGCTGTAGGATATTCTGAGTGGTACAACTTTCAAGTTTGTGTAACTGTAAACTCAACGAGAGTATGCAGCTGGAGTCTAGAGGACGGAAAAACGCGTACAGTACAAACGGATTTCCAGCTGCCAGTTTTCCAATTTTAGACTTGGTTTATTCTTTATAGGAAACAGATGGAGCAAGAAACATTGGATAAAGAAAGTCTTAAATTAATCAAATGCATTCAGAACAATGAAGGAATCCAGAAAAACCAAGTAgtagttttgttttctagtttGTACAATAGAATGAAACATCCAAGTTCAGAAAATCTAATAGATAACCACTGGGaagtacaaaaaaagaaaaatccgaCATTGTTTAATGGATTGAAATTTCGTTTTCATACTGTTCACACTGTTCTTGGTTCTAATGAGTCTGAACTGAAAATACAGCTTCTGTTAGGACTTACATCATATAAGGAGTTTTTGGGTACATGCTGTTCACCACTTACAGAAAAGTTTCTAGAAGATGGGAAAAAGGACTTTGATGACCACTGGGCATACATGTCTCAGTCACTTGGTATAGGGGCACTTGTTGAAACAACAAATCATGATTTCATCTTTATCAAAAGAAGTCACAACTGTGGAGAATATCCAGGATGCTTGGATCGACCTGGTGGACATCCTGAACCAGAGGTTAATGCTGGTCATTTATATAAactataagttattattattatggtataaAAAGCAATTTAGAGCTTTACAAGCTCATTAAAATAGCCATACAATTAATTCAGTTTTTCCaaaattctattattatttacaaatgaagTGGAAGTAGATATTTGCCATTTAAGACAgttttaattagttgtttttagAGTTTAACATTTGATCAGCTCTTCCAGACCTGCTTGATCTcaaattttacttcaaaaaacaaaagtcaTAATTCCATAGGACAGTATTTCACtattaaaacatatgtaaatatcttcaGTGTAATGGACTATAAAGTGTCAGTGTATGTTTTAAATACGTATTCCATATACAGTTGTACATCTTTGTTAGTATTTTATACAGGTGTATAATTATCATTTATCTTTgagttttgattatttattttctaactttaCTGTAGTAATTAAGAGTCTGTACTGTATTTCATATGACTATATGGTTCTCTTGTTTTAcctaatatatgtttatatttcgtTGAagtcttaattacaaacagttaaGGAAAAATCCCATTCCTGAATAGGTGATTAAAGTATGCAGATTAATACTTAATGAAAAACACCAAGCTTTTAAGTTATGTCAGACATACTTGGATGATGATGAGGtttatcaacaacaaaaattaagtcAATAAATCTAATATCAAGGCCTAAAGAACAAGAACATAGCTCAAAGTTTGACAAAAGGgtttttaaacttgtattgaCTGCACTAAACCACTTTTTTAATTAGTGTTACACAACTTTTCACTGGTGAAGAAGGGATTTGTGAACTGTTAAACATATTGAATGTTTATAAGAAATTTTCTTTACATTCTACTTTTGTTGAAGGAAAAGCATTTTGGAAAAGTTTAGGAAACTGCTGGGGTTTGATTCTAAGCCTTTGAAGAAGATTAACAAAGAGATAGTGGAACTGAATTATATTTTGAGGAAGTGTTTTCTTACCTTACTAAGTTAACtatttattatagtattttgttACGACTCCTCTTTCTTTAATATGAATACTTCAGTTAATGTTGTATCTTGACTTTGAAAAATCTATTGATATGGTGGAAATCTAAAAAAAGTGGATAGAAAATTGACTTACTACTAGAGAGCAGAaacttttttacaaatgaaaatttttcAAAGTCAGAGAATTTGAAAGCTTGGTCCTTCAAGGATCTAAGTTGAGGCCTTTTTCATTCACTCTTTGTATCAATGGTTTGAACAGAtaacaatactaaaaatattttacttatcttttaaATGATTCTTGACAGTCTAAATGAATAGATCAGAATATGTTGCAACACTGAGAAGAAGGAAGTTATGGATTTAGGGTAGGAAAATTTTAAAAggactgtatttttttttttttttaagagtaggATTAAGGTATTATCTTTTATGGTATACATTATGCCAAGGTTAGTATATGTTGGATATTTTAGAAGTCCACTGGCAAGCAAGTAATTTGGATAGGAAGAGATGTATGAAAATAATTGTTAGGATTATTGACTGAGATGTTATGGGCCTACCTTATGACCGTATCATTTCAGTCATTTATAGTCAACGTGAAGATAGTTATCATTCAAAATGCTTATTAATATGCATTGTGCACTAGAAATGACAATTGCAATTTTGTAtggaaaataacaaacattttagacaaaaaataatctaaattgatgcaaatatacttttaaatcaccttaacataatatttaaggaCAACCTGTTGGTCCATTGTGACAGTCTCATCCACTAAAAAAATAGTTAACAcaagaattattattaaaaagtaataattgtaataataaattaattttaaaaatctgaaagCTATCCTTTATCATACAAATGCTTATAAAACCTTCTTTTGAACTTAATGCATATACTATTTTGAAGGTAATCCATTCCAAAGACCTACCATcctcttaagaaaaaaaaacttttaaccaGATAACTTCCATTTTCACTATTAGGTATGCCAAAAAATGATGTGTCACCACTATAAATTCCCTTTATAGTCTTGAATGTCTTAATCTAATCCtctcaatttaatttttttcaacaaaaaaacaattttggagACATTAATATATCCAGCCTAGTTATCATCTATGTAGCTCctgaaaatgttttctaacaacttTATTTCTTTCCTAACGTAAGGGCCTCTTTCCATGTAGATTGTGGATTAAAAGCCATGTATTATGTTTGTTGactcgcattcaaaattttactgaactactattttatgaatttgtcattAGATTTGGTATCAAACAGcaggttataattcaaattttataattatgtaatttttaaatcaagaaattaaataaatatttaaacaaatatgcctaaacatcaatttttgtgtgttgcatggtatgtttaattttgcactggttgaaattagatgtttgtgatgttaaagtAAAAAGTCAATACTTTTATatgaattacaaatttaaattactgatattgaaaagctagactataaaataataacctcctatcttttctatttgctgagatatcacttatgtactgaatcaaacaatGGCCTTGTTCACCTTTTTCCATATTTAGAAGTTACCCCTCATATACACTTACTTTTATAGATgacacatgaataaccaatcaaaagctttGAATGATATCAGGTGGTTTTCTAAGCCATCTCTAAATATGATGACATTAACTCTTAAGACAAACCATCAGGctaattattatgaaatttaatttttcttttagaccAAAATACAACACTGTTACTAAACTTGTTTAATTATAAGGAACTTTTATAGTATAGatacagtaatttatgattttttggtctttcaaatgtgtttatatatatatatatatatatataaaacttcaaaaaattgtttcacatcctccatgtgcaaagtTTCTTAATtggcttagcaacctatgacaAGCATCAACCAAGACAAAGGTCATAATTGTTTGCTTtgactgttctatgttttaagaaaaataagtttaaaaccttatttataaatagtaataatgtatatacacatatataatgtattataaatgaaatgtgacttcattttacaaaatgctggtccactaaaacacaaccatgAGAGGTCACCTCATGAAGATCAGTTTTATGTACTTGGATATGgcaacatgagtgcatgtgcaccacattgttttaatttctgtGACATTAGCCAACAACAGCTGAAAGGTCAAtgcaataaaatgtataaatgtttgttatgatattcaagctatttagactaaatatttgtgttttcaagaTATAATCTGTAgccattttagaaagaaaaagcatactttacatttatttcctaatgttttgtggtgatttaaaaaaaaaagataattatctaggatataaatatttcacatttgaaagttgaaatttCTTGATgcataaaagcatttttaatcttaaaatgaaaattagtcTGCGTGTTCTATAgccaacattctgaaagaaaacattttgaagagaatttttaattaaaaaatcttaaataccaagtttttgaattaagtattaaGTGTGTGAAAGTCTTTTGATGTTTACCAATAACTTgctaaattttgtaaacatatgcttatattatcaaaaatcataCTATAATTATTCTCATGATACTTTTGTGGTTGTGAGCTGAGTGGATTCCAGTATGCAAAAAGATAGTGTGTCAATACCATAAATTCCCTCTACAGTCTTAAACATCTTAATCTGATCcccttcattttttttaaagaaaaaaacaatttcaaagacCTTAACATGTCCATCTCAGTTATCATCCTTGTAGCCTTCCTCCTTAAGTTCCTTCCTAAGCCCCTTGGTATGGATTCTTGTACGTGGTGGggggggacctcccagagaaggttctgttctttcagtttatctcctttgggatctaaacatccacccacatgtttgccttggtggtgacctgtgaaggagaggagaggatcctggtggtggagggggtccaaccctaacacaccactttgaccttgaattccttgCATCAGTAAGCTGGTCCTTTTGGGCttggatcaaccaagtaccaatgttgaatgttctcaacaggtgttgtggacattatatctgatgctggtgtttgggtatagtgctcacaaaaccctggctttgctgcagtgtccttgtttgtcattgtagtgtgtcccctcataggtgggtggggtcagtgggcaccaaactTTCCTTTTCTTATTATGGACCCtccaattaaaaacttaaataaaacagtaaaaaaacagtccataggtaaatgaccacatcttgaagattctgagcagcagtcttcaacatctgtaacatttgttgtacctcattttattaTCCTAAATTCTCTTTCAGATCaacatttagggcaaatgtctccctttttcattcagaaaggactaaaaggacttgctggctctccaaagtcagtaaagaagctttgatctggtgaaatattggtggaaacatctacatttGAACACAgagaactcctcttgcattcatagacaattggggatatacctattgaggttacacttcATACTATTTTAAATTTGTCACAAGGagctattgttgagagggatgTGAATTCCTTCCTTTGGTCATAGATTCTCTCTGGTTCTTCCACTaaaggagtttctgtagtgaggtGTTTCTCCTCTTGAAAAGATGAaattacgatgctgaccaatattcgcattctgacatttacatcaccatgtccacctgccacaatcaaggcaggttatcttaattgcagggcatgatcatacattccaaaccctctccaatgtttccagtgtcagtggtttggtcactcaaagatatCATGTTGtagttccttgatgtgtgctcattgcgatggcaatggaccctcattgcatcagttgcaatggctttcaccaattctacttttgttcttgcctgaaatggttggaagaaaaagaggtgcagcatttgaaaacaattcataacattacttatcctgaggctcgaaaattgctgtgcAGCctttcatcttggatgtatgttgctgcacttcgttctaatgctacagtgggagtgcagacagatctctgtgccttcaaaagaatcattctcaaaccaaatgaaaagacttttgacctccatggttaaaaaagttgttGAATCAACTttaacatccatctctgtcccaaacatacattccaacaaatcccaagatccacttcctttggttctgggtatttgcatttcctcgggtacattTTCTTCTCCCATCTCAAGATgtaaaacgatcatttgttcatgcTCTCAGTAACTgcaatcctcttccaacagcatagacctgcccaatcaacccagggcagaatccataGAGGTTGATAGACTTCCCTCGAATaaacacagtaaagaaaaaagacatggtcataaacagaagggttctccacccaatttgcctacacataaataaaaatggccaccttgatacaacagaactgtcgaggtttacgttctaatatggatggcatcaaaacactgattgcttcctatcatcctgtatgacaggctgtgtgatggacaaatgcatggagggatggcacaTTTGATCatcatgtgcccaccctgtctttgccacttaacacacccttggaggtcatagccatccgtgtttccttggatcataccatcactaaccctgatgctttcattgaacagtttctgtctccctttttaatcctggggactttaatgggcatcatccactctggggaagtgctggtattgataggaggggttgcacTGTGGAGCATATTCTCTCTGATtgcaacctttctcttttcagaagtggttcttctacttattttcatgcacctagtcagtcctttactgctattgatctctcagtttgctcccacactctcgaactgtATCACTTTCttgcaggcctgtgcacatgctcagtgggtaagacatcagagccagaaggaatcttagattaagaacacaaccagcatatcttctaccaccagttccaaagtcatgtgggacaagattcgaaaggttagtgggcaatataattctgtcaccctctcaatcttgctctctgatggccaggaagtagctgatacccagagcattgctgatactttatgtgaaagcttttgctgggtatctagcacttctgcttcttctttcaCTTTCTTAGCCATAAAGACTCAGACAGAGggattacctctttcctttcgattTTCTCTATGCCTATAATCAtacctttaccctggtggaactcgAACTGGCcattcatcggtctggcagtacatcagttggacttgatgatgtacactatgaaatgctgcaccatctatcttctgcttctcttgctattcttcttattgtttttaactgtatctggcaggagaatgttttttcctgatgcctgacaCCAGGTTactgtcctacctttctctaaacctgggaaagatcccatgatttcttcaaactaccgtccaattgctttgatgagctgtctctgtaagaccttagagaggatggttaatgctcgtcttgtttggttcctcgaatcaaacaacctcttctaacctttctcaaacgacaacatcttgtatcagtattctttgacgttgagaaggcttatgatacaatatggagCTCCATATATATGGAGACTTCCATATATAtaggttacgtggccatttgcccatctttatttataaaaattttttaatggacagtagattccaagtttgtgtgagtttaacactttcctgttcttttctacaggaacttggagtccctcagggttgtgtattgagtgtcacacttttcagtataaagattaatgccattactgaacaacttcctctcattGTTGCAAACaagctctatgtcgatgactttcacatctcgtgtcagtcaaaCATGAGGTATTTTGAGTggtagctacagactgctctcaattgtttaatgaagtggaccatggcaaacggctttaacttctctctctctaaaaccgtttgcatgcacttttgccaccagaGGGGTATTAATCCTGATTCTGAATTCTGTATCAaaaaagttgtgctgcctgtggtttctgagacaaagttcttggggcttatctttaaccataagctgacctttataccacacatcaagcagctatgggtcaaatgtacaagagcactgaatatcctctgTGTCCTCCATTTGGGGAGCAGGTtcatgttctatgctaaagatatattgtgcctttatttgattgaaactcaactatggatcactggtctatggctctgccagaacctcggccttaaagatgctggacctcattcatcatcaaggactccagctctgcactggggctttccacacttttccagttcagagtttatacatagagtctcatgaaccttcacagtttgcagctgtctttactatatgctttgaaactttattccttaccaaaacatcctacctggggttgtattttccttcctcggtgtgcaatactttttcaaaacagatgatctgccattgctccttttagcctttgtatccaggtgcagttggataaattgggtctgttcttagataacattactgtatccactggtcagaccatctatcccaccatggcttctaaCAGTCCTCAAATGTGTCCTGTCtctaagtcatctgagaaaagcagacactctctattggaaatactgtctgttatttgctgaacatctttcgaaccatccttccctTCCTATtcatacagatggtttgaaatcaggtaactgtgtgggttctgccatggtttgttgtagtgtggtggttgcatgcagaatcccctctacagcttctgtattcactgctggACTATATACCATTTCTCtttccctggatcacatagaagctaagcagttctcaaactgcactatttatactgacttgcttagttctctactggccctggaattgcttgaCATTAGTTCACACCCCATTCTCGCCagtattcaaaaccaactggcccatttctctttaacatctacttctatccagttttctggacaccgggccatgttggtatttgctggaatgagcttgctgataccacagctaaatctatttgctctggcactatcaccgctgtgcctgttccatatgtggactatggtcctgtattaaaGGTTCTGTTCTGTGCCAGCTGgaagtcaacttggagtgagcaatgtgaaaagctggcccatttctctttaacatctacttctatccagtttttctggacaccgggccatgttggtatttgctggaatgagcttgctgataccacagctaaatctatttgctctggcactatcaccgctgtgacTGTTCCAtatgtggactatggtcctgtattaaaAGCTCTGTTTTGTGCCAGCTGgaagtcaacttggagtgagcaatgtgaaaagcttttccaaataaaaccctatattggactttggccaccTTGCtaccataaggatcagaaagaggaagttgttctaactagactatgtattggtcacagttttttaactcatcattttctttcatgtggaactgatgcatcaatgtgtagtctgtgtaacactcaggtcataataagccatattttactttattgctGTCGTTACGACTTTCAACAACAGctccattttaaacatgttctgtcctgaggtttgtccataacattagacaatgttattggtgatggtgacactgtttaccttttgtaaatgtttttaggtttttaaaggccattaatctttttaatactatttaagttttttaatttatatattagaccttttttaatgtgtttcctctttaagaatcacagtctatctagttcaatttgaaattagaaaatggctgtaatggcaaataactcaaaaccaggattggaaatgccaactttaggtgactaacattgctgtttgaactacctgttagtcatcctggtgagttgttaaaattttgctacaaattttttaaaacttttattgctttactttttgaaaatggccatgatgtcaaataactcggaaccaggactggaaaggccaacttcaggtgactgatggtggttttgtacttacctgttagtcttcctggtgagttatgataattacagttatgctgcaaaaagtcttttacaacttgcATTACTGTAGGCTCTCTCTTAACGTTGTAAACTGGATGTAAACGTTGTTttttgctatttatgttttttaaactttgttttgttttaccttaatttccttttatgaattttgctaaatatactttaaactttttaccatatgtttggtgcagatagcctagctgctttgtgtcataaaacaccaaatcaaccaaccaccCAACCAATCCTTCCTAAGATAAGAGTCCCCACTGTGACACATGGATTTATCAGATATTTGCCAGGATGTTTTTGCAGTCACTGAGTCATGCATTGGCATTAGTAATTTATTGATACCAACAAAACCTCTTGATGAAATATGCCAAATGTATTTTCATCTTTATCAGCATGTGGAATCACCAAAAGTTTTTCATACCACCTTTTCTCATGGGTGTAATGACAAATTTAACTTGGTGTGAAAAATACCCATCTTATTAAATGGCTAAAAATTGGATGGCATTTTTTTGTGATCCTTgtgctgtcttccttctagtgtaTAGTCAATGTGATAATATAGTGCTtgtcaacaaattatttaacaactGGATTAAAAGTAGTGATATTTTATGCAACCACTCTAAAATTTCTTTATCATGATTCTCTACTGATGCTTTGAAGGCTTCCATTGAATATCTGTCAGTGAGTAGAGTTGATATTATTACCACCAGTGCCATTTCACCATGTATAACTCAGAATAAATGTATTCTTCATTAGATCgtttgtgatattttgttttgagaaaaacAAGGCTTGGTATTTTGTGGTAATATCAAAGATATAAATTCTTCCAAAAATCATGGCAATTTTCTGACCTTGCTGGAACAATctaaaaatgaagaaatactgagagattatttATATCATTCCAATAAAATGACATCAAGAATGTCATAGAACATGATGTAATTCAAGTAAATATCATTGTTGTAAAAAATGCTGATTCTGCTCTATTCTTGCTAATGAAATGTCTTCTCGTAATGTGGAACATTTATCAATATGTCTCTCCTTTCTAGATGACAGCTGTGGAATTAGGAAATACTTTATTGGTTTTGTTAAGCTGCTG from Tachypleus tridentatus isolate NWPU-2018 chromosome 1, ASM421037v1, whole genome shotgun sequence harbors:
- the LOC143254512 gene encoding uridine diphosphate glucose pyrophosphatase NUDT22-like encodes the protein MEQETLDKESLKLIKCIQNNEGIQKNQVVVLFSSLYNRMKHPSSENLIDNHWEVQKKKNPTLFNGLKFRFHTVHTVLGSNESELKIQLLLGLTSYKEFLGTCCSPLTEKFLEDGKKDFDDHWAYMSQSLGIGALVETTNHDFIFIKRSHNCGEYPGCLDRPGGHPEPEEVFKSLVKNENLELMEIPSDVPSDAIVKEIFLSILCEVRDEVNIPLDYLSDPCLMGFVCNNSTGGRPTAEFYIR